The Equus quagga isolate Etosha38 chromosome 10, UCLA_HA_Equagga_1.0, whole genome shotgun sequence genome includes a region encoding these proteins:
- the HSD17B10 gene encoding 3-hydroxyacyl-CoA dehydrogenase type-2 isoform X2 translates to MAATSRSVKGLVAVITGGASGLGLATAERLVGQGATAVLLDLPNSDGETQAKKLGKSCAFAPADVTSEKDVQAALTLAKEKFGRVDVAVNCAGIAVAIKTYNLKKSRAHTLDDFQRVLNVNLVGTFNVIRLVAGEMGQNEPDQGGQRGVIINTASVAAFEGQVGQAAYSASKGGIVGMTLPIARDLAPMGIRVMTIAPGLFGTPLLTSLPEKVRNFLASQVPFPSRLGDPAEYAHLVQAIIENPFINGEVIRLDGAIRMQP, encoded by the exons ATGGCTGCCACGAGTCGGAGCGTGAAG GGCCTGGTTGCCGTCATAACCGGAGGAGCCTCGGGCTTAGGCCTGGCCACGGCGGAGCGACTGGTGGGGCAGGGGGCCACTGCTGTGCTTCTAGACCTGCCCAACTCGGATGGGGAGACCCAGGCCAAGAAGTTAGGGAAGAGCTGCGCCTTCGCCCCAGCCGAC GTGACCTCAGAGAAGGACGTGCAAGCAGCCCTGACTCTAGCAAAAGAAAAGTTTGGCCGTGTGGATGTGGCAGTCAACTGTGCAGGCATTGCAGTGGCCATCAAGACATACAACTTAAAGAAGAGCCGGGCCCATACCTTGGATGACTTCCAGCGAGTTCTCAAT GTGAATCTCGTAGGCACCTTCAATGTGATCCGCCTGGTGGCTGGTGAGATGGGCCAGAATGAACCAGATCAGGGAGGCCAGCGTGGAGTTATCATCAACACTGCCAGCGTGGCTGCCTTTGAGGGCCAG gttGGACAAGCTGCATACTCTGCTTCCAAGGGGGGCATAGTGGGCATGACACTGCCCATTGCTCGGGATCTGGCGCCCATGGGCATCCGGGTGATGACCATTGCTCCAG GCCTATTTGGCACCCCACTGCTGACCAGCCTCCCAGAGAAAGTGCGCAACTTCCTGGCCAGCCAGGTGCCCTTCCCGAGCCGActgggtgaccctgctgagtATGCTCATCTGGTACAGGCCATCATTGAGAACCCATTCATCAATGGAGAGGTCATCCGGCTGGATGGGGCCATCCGCATGCAGCCTTAA
- the HSD17B10 gene encoding 3-hydroxyacyl-CoA dehydrogenase type-2 isoform X1: MWSDWVGRLEMRHPSGLVAVITGGASGLGLATAERLVGQGATAVLLDLPNSDGETQAKKLGKSCAFAPADVTSEKDVQAALTLAKEKFGRVDVAVNCAGIAVAIKTYNLKKSRAHTLDDFQRVLNVNLVGTFNVIRLVAGEMGQNEPDQGGQRGVIINTASVAAFEGQVGQAAYSASKGGIVGMTLPIARDLAPMGIRVMTIAPGLFGTPLLTSLPEKVRNFLASQVPFPSRLGDPAEYAHLVQAIIENPFINGEVIRLDGAIRMQP, translated from the exons ATGTGGAGTGACTGGGTCGGCCGCCTGGAGATGAGACACCCATCG GGCCTGGTTGCCGTCATAACCGGAGGAGCCTCGGGCTTAGGCCTGGCCACGGCGGAGCGACTGGTGGGGCAGGGGGCCACTGCTGTGCTTCTAGACCTGCCCAACTCGGATGGGGAGACCCAGGCCAAGAAGTTAGGGAAGAGCTGCGCCTTCGCCCCAGCCGAC GTGACCTCAGAGAAGGACGTGCAAGCAGCCCTGACTCTAGCAAAAGAAAAGTTTGGCCGTGTGGATGTGGCAGTCAACTGTGCAGGCATTGCAGTGGCCATCAAGACATACAACTTAAAGAAGAGCCGGGCCCATACCTTGGATGACTTCCAGCGAGTTCTCAAT GTGAATCTCGTAGGCACCTTCAATGTGATCCGCCTGGTGGCTGGTGAGATGGGCCAGAATGAACCAGATCAGGGAGGCCAGCGTGGAGTTATCATCAACACTGCCAGCGTGGCTGCCTTTGAGGGCCAG gttGGACAAGCTGCATACTCTGCTTCCAAGGGGGGCATAGTGGGCATGACACTGCCCATTGCTCGGGATCTGGCGCCCATGGGCATCCGGGTGATGACCATTGCTCCAG GCCTATTTGGCACCCCACTGCTGACCAGCCTCCCAGAGAAAGTGCGCAACTTCCTGGCCAGCCAGGTGCCCTTCCCGAGCCGActgggtgaccctgctgagtATGCTCATCTGGTACAGGCCATCATTGAGAACCCATTCATCAATGGAGAGGTCATCCGGCTGGATGGGGCCATCCGCATGCAGCCTTAA